In Toxoplasma gondii ME49 chromosome VIII, whole genome shotgun sequence, a single genomic region encodes these proteins:
- the RAD54 gene encoding SWI2/SNF2-containing protein RAD54 (encoded by transcript TGME49_232450~Gene product name based on ToxoDB Community Expert Annotation.), with protein sequence MRRIPLSVAQTGIGLGSSSPSKRRCDDSKDGETPSDAGPPSGLFGGRTSCVCLVRAPIMPLLSVEKGPSILFRPFKSPLKGHQPGVSEESLRKTLGVRLKRSSAFAVASKQFKSPPPAPTSQALPEANPLVLYIPPPDRPHEKKVEVDPMLTRWLREHQRQGVKFMFDCLMGLKEFQGEGCILADDMGLGKTLQSITILWTLLEQNIEGTQPAVRRAVVVCPASLVNNWAAEIQKWLQGRCGCTPVADNCKEKVVSKFEGFKYDRQSRILIASYETFRMHVHRLEGVPIDMVVCDEAHRLKNDKTKTSLAIIELPAKKRLLLSGTPIQNDLDEFFALVSLCNPNVVGDAHTFRRRYANPILVGREPDATEDQQQLAAERLTELSSLTNLFILRRTNSLLAKVLPPKVVLNVFCRLTPLQKEFYRSFLSSKSCRKMFTAEAEGKGGFTGRVLSSIQGLMKLCNHPSLVKSQAQMLQGFEKCEKYFSELDLEGQKARSRMVRTEISGKLLLLARLLDVIRTTTNDKIVLISNYTQTLDLFDRMCRDCGYPVMRLDGQTSIKKRHAMITKFNDPMNPHSFVFLLSSKAGGCGVNLIGANRLVLFDPDWNPANDKQALARVWRDGQKKSCYIYRFFSTGTIEEKIYQRQICKDGLSAMLVSDGENQIKDSLSTELVKDLFRLREDTLSDTHDMLECRRCGCRAAGQDVENEGENERREAKRRETEEEMLGSVPQLDEDFDEDDLVTWAHHRDLASVPDPCLRQAALACVDPLACDREDEEMISSEQPISFVMSCRIEFKDEGKPQSPAAAAPVCGKSSAEASPCGETLSARAPASPVALSEGLSKKRKLADSEEDEEFVVCVDETSSEEE encoded by the exons ATGAGAAGAATCCCCCTGAGCGTGGCTCA GACTGGTATCGGGCTGGGCTCCTCGTCCCCCAGCAAGCGCCGTTGTGACGATTCTAAAGATGGAGAAACTCCCAGTGACGCCGGGCCTCCGTCGGGCCTGTTTGGCGGCAGGACGAGttgtgtctgtctcgtccGGGCACCGATTatgcctcttctgtctgtggAGAAAGGCCCATCGATACTCTTTCGTCCTTTCAAAAGCCCACTGAAAGGACATCAACCAG GAGTCAGCGAAGAGTCCCTTCGGAAAACGCTGGGTGTGAGGCTGAAAAGGTCCTCGGCATTTGCAGTGGCTTCCAAGCAGTTCAAGAGCCCCCCCCCCGCTCCCACATCTCAAGCGCTACCTGAGGCGAATCCCCTTGTTCTCTACATCCCCCCACCTGATCGACCTCATGAAAAAAAGGTTGAAGTCGACCCCATGCTCACGCG GTGGCTGCGCGAGCACCAGCGACAAGGCGTGAAGTTCATGTTTGATTGTTTGATGGGTCTGAAGGAGTTTCAGGGAGAAGGGTGCATCCTGGCAGACGACATGGGTCTGGGAAAAACTCTGCAGAGCATCACCATTCTCTGGACGCTTCTGGAACAAAACATTGAGGGCACACAACCGG CCGTCCGCCGAGCAGTCGTCGTTTGTCCGGCCTCTCTGGTGAACAACTGGGCGGCAGAAATTCAAAAGTGGCTCCAAGGGCGCTGCGGCTGCACGCCTGTGGCTGACAACTGCAAGGAGAAAGTTGTCTCCAAATTCGAGGGCTTCAAGTACGACCGACAG TCCCGGATTTTGATTGCGAGCTACGAGACCTTCCGGATGCATGTTCACCGCCTCGAAGGCGTCCCGATCGACATGGTTGTCTGCGACGAGGCACATCGTCTGAAAAATGACAAGACAAAGACCTCTTTGGCAATCATCGAGTTGCCTGCAAAGAAGCGGCTGCTTCTCAGTGGAACTCCGATTCAGAACGACCTCGACGAATTTTTCGCTCTCGTTTCCCTCTGCAATCCGAATGTAGTTG GAGATGCCCACACTTTTCGAAGGCGATACGCGAATCCAATTCTGGTTGGACGAGAACCTGACGCGACAGAAGACCAGCAGCAACTTGCGGCAGAGAGGCTGACGGAGCTTTCGTCGCTGACCAACTTGTTTATTCTTCGTCGAACGAATTCTCTCCTCGCGAAAGTCCTTCCTCCCAAAGTTGTTCTC AATGTTTTTTGTCGCCTGACGCCTCTTCAGAAGGAGTTCTACCGGTCCTTCCTCAGCTCGAAAAG CTGTCGGAAGATGTTCACGGCGGAGGCAGAAGGGAAGGGTGGCTTCACAGGGCGCGTGCTGTCGAGCATTCAGGGACTCATGAAGCTCTGCAACCATCCGTCGCTGGTGAAGTCCCAAGCGCAAATGCTCCAG GGATTTGAAAAATGTGAAAAATACTTCAGCGAACTCGACCTCGAAGGCCAGAAGGCACGCTCAAGGATGGTCCGCACTGAAATCTCCGGGaagcttctgcttcttgctAG gCTCCTCGACGTCATCAGAACCACCACAAATGATAAAATCGTCCTCATCAGCAATTACACACAAACTCTCGACTTGTTCGACCGCATGTGCCGCGACTGTGGCTACCCAGTCATGCGTCTCGATGGACAGACTTCCATCAAAAAGCGTCATGCGATGATCACG AAGTTCAATGATCCTATGAATCCTCAcagcttcgttttccttttgtcGAGCAAAGCCGGAGGATGCGGAGTGAACTTGATCGGCGCAAATCGACTGGTGCTCTTTGACCCTGATTGGAATCCTGCGAATGATAAACAG GCACTTGCGCGCGTGTGGAGAGATGGCCAGAAGAAGTCCTGCTACATTTATCGTTTCTTCAGCACCGGAACGATTGAAGAAAAAATCTACCAA CGCCAGATCTGCAAAGACGGCCTGAGTGCGATGCTCGTCAGCGACGGGGAGAATCAAATCAAAGACAG TTTGTCTACCGAGTTGGTGAAAGATCTGTTTCGCCTGAGAGAAGACACTCTGTCGGATACGCACGACATGCTCGAGTGTAGACGCTGTGGTTGCCGCGCGGCTGGCCAGGATGTTGAAA acgaaggcgaaaacgagaggcgcgaggcgaagagaagagagacggaagaagagatgctGGGCTCCGTCCCCCAACTTGACGAGGATTTTGACGAGGACG ATCTGGTGACCTGGGCGCACCACCGAGACCTGGCGAGTGTGCCTGATCCTTGCCTTCGGCAGGCGGCGCTCGCCTGCGTCGATCCTCTCGCGTGTGACAGGGAAGATGAAGAAATGATTTCTTCTGAGCAGCCTATCAGTTTCGTTATGTCCTGTCGTATCGAGTTCAAGGACGAGGGGAAACCCCAG TCGCCTGCGGCTGCGGCACCGGTTTGCGGGAAGAGTTCTGCTGAGGCTTCTCCGTGTGGGGAAACTCTCTCGGCGCGTGCGCCGGCGTCCCCGGTCGCTCTCTCTGAGGGGCTgtcgaagaaaaggaaactaGCAGAttcagaagaagacgaggagttTGTCGTTTGCGTCGACGAAACGTCGAGTGAGGAAGAGTGA
- a CDS encoding hypothetical protein (encoded by transcript TGME49_232475), translating into MDVIHTTSNGQGRLLPSPCPGSKKLRLHTDNSPESHNCLESVGASIHSLSLTIKNHAVEANPLNARLQKHLLEIRRELAAAEKFEAAVEKACKPLLLSLENLVGSSSDSSAGILPSVLLTEKMVETASEVRSVIDTVFKKRDSLSVKRDRLKEQVEEAAALMNSNQGEVKQIKQEIKKISQHAKERIQEQEHLLHSCTSLAEMARERCQQCEELEAKCCARERDINSLQTNLEAAKLGAEKEKQMKAVLLGELHKQLDSVRHANCLKSEEALSLVQKLTEVEDILQRDRASLSMIKCQTDSQAFCLTLLDKRITDMETDFPSLQQTLTDLQTELNELSKTLNASASELPGVRKEIYLCEETLTNIRLSTQEKEQRNVQLHEENAALVQMLHQRHGQSENLSMQAEEIRSELELLQSLKIEKEDFLLALPTEAGVTLALSGNVVDRAAETLTALGKEILQQEQAYHCLLDAIKRTESGDMALKEEIDVVAREIQESEAVSLCMEEARRVCSNMTAERLQTLQAEITTKEHALEELVKLQRLAEQTKTEKEKQEMLIAEVHDRYNRVKEALTKEHTKKIEEIMAPNSIVRTALEQREVAECDAMFRAESTRLRSELSQKVEEARKKLSEEKEILRKEEACVSRLRTELEEQTLLPFANNDAAEGGPITVSLTFSDGKKTLKAMLAPETGDAKHAKSALDATGKRNEAEQAPLEGLKSPHLSALREKLFHSARLPEKGPLDSLLHLKRTTKGHGASENASARPSSHSSFAKFSRSTGPFYNLGCSSIRKQKTTIFTQSLKEGTHEIDIFSP; encoded by the exons ATGGATGTTATACATACGACCTCCAATGGACAGGGCCGTTTGCTGCCTAGCCCCTGTCCGGGCAGCAAAAAGCTCAGACTGCACACTGACAACTCACCGGAGTCACACAACTGTTTGGAATCTGTGGGAGCCAGTATCCACTCGTTGTCATTGACCATCAAAAATCATGCCGTCGAAG CCAACCCTTTGAATGCACGTCTTCAGAAGCATCTGCTAGAAATCCGAAGAGAGCTGGCCGCTGCTGAGAAGTTTGAGGCTGCAGTGGAGAAAGCCTGCAAGCCTCTTCTCTTATCGCTCGAAAATCTGGTCGGGAGCAGCTCAGATTCGTCAGCGGGAATCCTTCCAAGTGTCCTACTGACGGAGAAAATGGTGGAAACCGCATCCGAAGTGCGCAGCGTAATAGATACAGTGTTTAAAAAACGGGACAGTCTGTCGGTGAAAAGAGACCGCTTAAAGGAACAAGTGGAGGAAGCCGCTGCTCTTATGAATAGCAATCAAGGAGAAGTTAAGCAG ATAAAACAGGAAATCAAAAAAATATCCCAGCACGCCAAAGAAAGAATTCAAGAACAAGAACATCTGCTTCACTCTTGTACCTCCCTTGCTGAGATG GCTCGGGAGAGATGCCAACAATGTGAAGAGCTGGAGGCGAAATGTTGTGCCAGGGAGCGCGACATAAACTCTCTGCAAACAAACCTGGAAGCAGCCAAACTAGGagccgaaaaagagaaacagatgaaAGCAGTCCTGTTGGGAGAACTG CACAAGCAACTCGACTCCGTGAGGCACGCAAATTGcctgaagagcgaggaggcgtTGTCCCTTGTTCAGAAACTGACAGAGGTTGAGGATATACTGCAGCGGGATCGCGCGTCCTTGAGCATGATCAAATGCCAAACCGACAGTCAAGCATTCTGTCTGACGCTCCTTGACAAAAGGATAACTGATATGGAAACCGATTTTCCATCGCTTCAACAG ACTCTCACAGATCTGCAAACAGAGTTAAATGAGCTGTCGAAAACTTTAAATGCTTCTGCATCGGAACTTCCAGGAGTTAGAAAGGAG ATATATCTTTGTGAGGAGACGCTCACCAATATCCGCCT AAGCACTCAGGAAAAGGAGCAAAGGAATGTTCAGCTTCACGAAGAAAACGCTGCACTGGTGCAAATGCTCCACCAGCGTCACGGGCAAAGCGAGAATTTGTCAATGCAAGCCGAAGAAATTAGGTCAGAACTGGAGCTGCTACAAAGCCTCAAAATTGAGAAG GAGGACTTTCTGTTGGCGCTTCCGACTGAGGCAGGTGTGACGCTAGCCCTTTCGGGCAATGTAGTCGACCGAGCAGCAGAAACATTGACCGCGTTGGGAAAGGAG ATTCTCCAACAAGAGCAAGCATATCATTGCCTTCTTGATGCTATCAAACGCACAGAATCCGGCGACATGGCGCTAAAGGAGG AAATTGACGTGGTGGCACGTGAAATTCAAGAGTCGGAAGCTGTTTCGTTGTGTatggaggaagcgagaagagt CTGTTCAAATATGACGGCCGAGCGTCTCCAAACGCTGCAGGCGGAAATTACCACGAAGGAACATGCTTTGGAGGAGCTGGTCAAGTTGCAACGTCTTGCCGAGCaaacgaaaacagaaaag gagaaacaggagatgCTTATAGCCGAGGTGCATGACAGATACAACAGAGTAAAAGAAG CTCTGACTAAGGAACACACTAAAAAGATCGAAGAAATCATGGCACCGAATTCCATTGTTAGGACAGCACTGGAGCAGCGCGAA GTGGCAGAGTGCGACGCAATGTTCCGAGCAGAGTCAACTCGTCTGCGTTCGGAGCTGTCACAGAAGGTCGAAGAAGCTAGAAAAAAG CTatcggaagagaaagaaatccTACGCAAAGAAGAGGCATGCGTTTCTCGGTTAAGAACTGAGTTGGAGGAACAGACTCTGCTACCTTTTGCAAACAATGACGCTGCGGAAGGTGGACCGATCACTGTATCTCTAACGTTCTCCGACGGCAAGAAAACGCTAAAAG CGATGTTGGCCCCGGAGACTGGAGATGCAAAACATGCTAA GTCTGCGCTAGACGCAACTGGAAAACGAAA TGAAGCGGAGCAAGCCCCTCTGGAGGGACTCAAG TCACCGCATCTGTCTGCCTTGCGAGAGAAGCTATTCCATTCAGCCCGGCTACCAGAAAAGGGCCCGCTGGACAGCCTCCTTCACCTGAAG AGAACCACTAAAGGGCATGGAGCATCTGAGAATGCTTCCGCCCGTCCTTCCAGCCAC AGCTCTTTCGCAAAATTTTCTCGAAGCACTGGCCCTTTTTATAACCTCGGATGTTCTTCAatcaggaaacagaagacaacTATCTTTACTCAATCATTAAAAGAAGGGACTCACGAGATTGACATTTTCTCACCATAG
- a CDS encoding hypothetical protein (encoded by transcript TGME49_232500) — MPSSRGKTPPTCGGHDSSERKKAGVNAEASEPSSVSEMSVTAFTALKAHLQCADEQKLNDLFAFVSRRSSLASALSCATPRGTAADTFRESVTTPCGMDFATASSWVSQSARKAARSGAVNGAREPVSPLPSAHKTGLHPSTSVVFASQKVACASKTLLSSHLDSGARVPFLSEAQDNFSTTTTSCPEPSRPARVSTSSSWSSTSPFAAASFFVTQEGLGSTSFCHFDGPLSPDCSPNGSLSSDVPAVFEPKASPASAKKSFKLCRQLASPGSARTSEESQRACETGGAAESSVPRGRQKKASWRDQNGDDKRASPVKLRASPRFSPGAVKLSARKTTNGSTPLSVRTPTRSSPRLQLRAPSPTRAGDSRLRSEGGDSSRQRSIRKGKGQQITSKLASPRKASQGNILHESVAEPVETASAGGGAGERSHALNCSNQKKSAAKKKDESAGVSAGCRRRSNTGSRGTSPRKETPRPASKQRQKGARKTKIAKSTLTSEQTAVDGPTEETPEFEAYSISLSPSLSLVKRGRDTDDYGAVPNSKRKKHQLKKETVERPLESVKTVDGTTDSVCTSRGTSKTDNEHALVDEESAPEPDPRNAAVVNGPTIQTPLSDLVFVKPVTSLSDHISADDGDARHFLLPNGMMPSSEADWRTEEQNEDEEMREAPRPKIKGLYESSDKARRMLSTASTVSGGGASNPPLRLLVADAPHSPEIDTGAFCSPALSSSEAPAEPPAFFHHKVLRPTPPVAEAPEFDLGLFMVRTAALSKHADDVVPCLADKELMEFSIVPQKYITPSVTEKPTQTLQERFLHMKLLADIPKVDGTYQIGLDMKEATWYRPKNPETGMAKPNGKGTAMKKLLEEQERWNPFSVFGSSLPCVELDDVFDYEVYSTTAPSARVSHPLFRRLAQFYEFKDLWKTVTPAEWDKVRSSFKTHWKKQYKLDLDWRNDPVTVEEFMWMLEANGQTDDKTETVFHAEVCFCVTPNPTENFAWNDPRCHKYQAPRPSMSHHLHERLNDDENTSPNSPGPKASIQHEVCQVKRRSVDDALPRRLSIGSFESGSARRRSLTDAFSPECSKFRRDVLS; from the exons ATGCCGAGCTCTCGGGGTAAGACTCCCCCGACGTGTGGTGGTCACGACAGCTCGGAACGCAAAAAAGCGGGTGTCAATGCCGAAGCCTCAGAGCCAAGCAGCGTGTCCGAAATGTCGGTTACCGCGTTCACGGCTTTGAAGGCGCATTTGCAGTGTGCAGATGAGCAGAAACTCAACGACTTGTTCGCATTTGTTTCGCGCCGGTCCTCGTTGGCCAGTGCTCTGTCCTGCGCCACTCCCAGGGGAACGGCGGCAGACACCTTCAGAGAGTCTGTCACAACGCCATGCGGCATGGACTTCGCTACCGCTTCTTCGTGGGTTTCTCAGTCTGCTCGAAAAGCTGCGAGAAGTGGTGCGGTGAACGGCGCCCGAGAGCCCGTCTCCCCCCTTCCGTCGGCACACAAAACCGGCCTGCACCCGTCGACCTCTGTGGTGTTTGCCTCACAAAAGGTTGCCTGTGCCTCGAAAACACTTCTGTCATCTCATTTGGACTCGGGTGCGCGTGTGCCTTTCCTTTCGGAGGCCCAAGACAACTTCTCCACCACGACGACGTCGTGCCCGGAGCCGTCTCGCCCAGCGAGGGTGTCCACATCTTCGTCGTGGTCGTCCACCTCGCCTTTCGCTGCCGCCAGTTTCTTCGTTACGCAAGAGGGTTTGGGTTCGACATCGTTCTGCCACTTTGACGGACCGCTTTCTCCGGATTGCTCGCCGAACGGTAGTCTGTCCAGCGACGTACCCGCTGTGTTTGAGCCCAAGGCGTCGCCTGCCTCCGCTAAAAAGTCTTTCAAACTCTGTAGACAGCTGGCTTCGCCGGGGTCCGCTCGCACGTCTGAGGAGTCTCAGCGTGCCTGTGAGACGGGCGGAGCTGCGGAGTCCTCTGTCCCGAGGGGCAGGCAAAAGAAGGCGTCTTGGCGCGACCAGAACGGAGACGACAAACGCGCCTCTCCTGTAAAGCTGCGTGCGTCTCCAAGGTTTTCTCCCGGTGCAGTGAAACTCTCAGCGAGAAAGACCACAAACGGCAGCACACCTCTGTCTGTTCGCACGCCCACGAGGTCTAGTCCGCGTCTCCAGCTTCGTGCCCCGTCGCCAACGCGGGCAGGCGATTCGCGGCTCCGTTCTGAGGGGGGTGACAGTTCTCGGCAACGATCTATCAGAAAGGGAAAGGGTCAACAGATAACCTCGAAGCTAGCGTCCCCGAGGAAGGCGTCGCAAGGCAACATCCTCCACGAAAGCGTCGCAGAGCCTGTCGAGACCGCTTCGGCAGGCGGTGGTGCAGGCGAAAGGTCTCACGCTTTGAACTGCAGCAATCAGAAGAAATCTgccgcgaaaaaaaaggatGAATCTGCCGGCGTCTCAGCTGGATGTCGCCGCAGGTCGAACACTGGTTCTCGCGGTACTTCtccgaggaaagaaacgccgcGTCCTGcgtcgaagcagagacagaaaggagccCGGAAAACCAAAATTGCCAAGAGCACCTTGACCTCCGAGCAGACGGCGGTCGACGGACctacagaagaaacgcctgAGTTTGAAGCCTATTCCATTTCACTCTCGCCGTCGTTGTCGCTTGTGAAGCGAGGGCGTGACACAGATGACTATGGAGCGGTTCCAAACTCCAAGCGGAAGAAGCATCAGCTTAAGAAAGAAACTGTCGAACGGCCGTTGGAAAGTGTAAAAACAGTCGATGGCACAACCGACAGTGTCTGTACCTCCCGTGGCACATCCAAAACAGACAACGAACACGCACTGGTTGACGAGGAGTCCGCGCCTGAGCCAGACCCACGAAACGCGGCC GTTGTGAACGGTCCCACAATACAAACGCCTCTCTCGGACCTTGTCTTTGTGAAGCCAGTGACAAGCCTGTCTGACCACATTTCCGCGGATGACGGCGATGCAAGGCATTTCTTGCTTCCGAATGGAATGATGCCCAGTTCGGAAGCGGACTGGAGAACGGAGGAACAAaatgaagacgaagaaatgCGAGAAGCTCCGCGACCCAAGATCAAAGGGCTGTACGAGTCCAGTGACAAAGCACGACGGATGCTCTCCACTGCATCGACCGTCTCAGGAGGAGGCGCTTCGAACCCGCCGCTTAGGCTCCTCGTTGCGGACGCCCCGCACAGTCCTGAAATTGACACAGGAGCATTCTGTTCAcccgctctctcttccagcGAAGCGCCTGCCGAGCcgcctgccttcttccaCCACAAAGTCTTGCGCCCGACTCCGCCGGTTGCAGAGGCCCCCGAGTTCGATCTTGGTCTGTTCATGGTGCGAACTGCGGCGCTCTCAAAGCATGCAGACGATGTTGTCCCCTGTCTTGCGGATAAGGAG CTGATGGAGTTCTCCATTGTTCCTCAAAAATATATCACTCCGTCAGTCACGGAGAAGCCGACCCAAACTCTACAAGAGAGATTTCTGCACATGAAACTCCTCGCAGACATACCGAAA GTCGATGGGACGTATCAAATCGGTCTTGACATGAAAGAGGCAACCTGGTATAGACCAAAGAATCCCGAGACAGGCATGGCGAAGCCTAACGGGAAAGGAACGGCTATGAAGAAATTACTTGAGGAGCAAGAACGCTGGAACCCATTCTCAGTTTTTGGCTCGTCGTTGCCTTGTGTAGAGTTGGATGACGTCTTTGACTATGAG GTGTACAGCACAACTGCTCCTTCAGCACGTGTATCTCACCCTCTGTTCCGCCGGTTGGCTCAGTTCTATGAGTTCAAGGATCTCTGGAAAACGGTGACCCCAGCAGAATGGGATAAGGTTCGTTCTTCGTTCAAAACGCATTGGAAGAAACAGTACAAGTTGGATCTGGACTGGCGAAACGACCCCGTCACCGTTGAAGAGTTTATGTGGATGTTGGAGGCGAACGGACAG ACTGATGACAAGACGGAGACCGTCTTCCACGCCGAGGTGTGTTTTTGTGTAACGCCAAACCCAACTGAAAATTTCGCTTGGAACGACCCCCGATGTCACAAGTATCAG GCGCCGAGACCTTCAATGAGCCACCACTTGCACGAACGCCTGAACGACGACGAAAACACATCACCCAACTCTCCAGGACCAAAAGCTTCAATCCAACACGAAGTTTGTCAAGTAAAGCGACGCAGTGTAGACGATGCACTTCCCCGGCGTCTTTCGATTGGTTCCTTTGAGTCTGGGAGTGCACGGCGGCGGTCGCTAACGGATGCGTTCAGTCCCGAATGTTCCAAATTCAGGAGAGATGTTCTTTCCTAG